A genome region from Streptomyces xanthophaeus includes the following:
- a CDS encoding D-alanyl-D-alanine carboxypeptidase family protein, with protein sequence MRRTRGAIAVTVATGAFLVAASPASSAAPVAAPPVTAAGSILIDGTSGATLASKAADTQRQGASTTKIMTAQVVMRTPNLNYDQKVTIKQEYVDYVVREGASSAHLKVGATATVRQLLYGLMLPSGCDAAYALADTFGKGATTQARTADFIAQMNAKAKSLGMTKTVYDSFDGISPTGKNLTTPRDLAKLTKYAMSGVTFPKIVAAKTYSTGGTSTDATWGNSNLLIRERPTGYAYPGAIGVKTGTGTAAGKCLVYSATRNGKTVIGVLLNDEERYADSMKLMDWALGSSAGSGAALQRGNTDPIPDVLD encoded by the coding sequence ATGCGCCGCACGCGCGGCGCGATCGCCGTCACGGTCGCCACCGGGGCCTTCCTGGTGGCCGCTTCGCCGGCCTCGTCGGCGGCTCCGGTCGCCGCACCCCCCGTCACGGCCGCCGGATCGATCCTCATCGACGGCACCAGCGGGGCCACGCTCGCCAGCAAGGCAGCTGACACCCAGCGGCAGGGGGCGAGCACCACGAAGATCATGACCGCCCAGGTCGTGATGCGTACGCCCAACCTGAACTACGACCAGAAGGTCACCATCAAGCAGGAGTACGTGGACTACGTCGTCCGCGAGGGCGCGAGCTCGGCCCACCTGAAGGTGGGTGCCACGGCGACGGTCCGCCAGCTGCTGTACGGGCTGATGCTCCCGTCGGGCTGCGACGCGGCCTACGCGCTCGCCGACACCTTCGGCAAGGGCGCGACCACACAGGCCCGCACGGCGGACTTCATCGCGCAGATGAACGCCAAGGCCAAGTCGCTGGGCATGACCAAGACCGTGTACGACTCCTTCGACGGGATCTCGCCGACCGGCAAGAACCTCACGACCCCGCGCGACCTGGCCAAGCTGACCAAGTACGCGATGTCGGGCGTCACGTTCCCGAAGATCGTGGCGGCGAAGACCTACAGCACGGGCGGCACCTCGACCGACGCCACGTGGGGCAACAGCAACCTGCTGATCAGGGAGCGTCCCACCGGCTACGCCTACCCGGGTGCGATCGGTGTCAAGACCGGCACCGGCACCGCCGCGGGCAAGTGCCTCGTCTACTCCGCGACCCGTAACGGCAAGACCGTCATCGGCGTCCTGCTGAACGACGAGGAGCGCTACGCGGACTCGATGAAGCTCATGGACTGGGCGCTCGGTTCGAGCGCCGGCTCCGGGGCGGCGCTGCAGCGCGGCAACACCGACCCGATCCCGGACGTCCTCGACTGA
- a CDS encoding Zn-dependent alcohol dehydrogenase, whose protein sequence is MRGVVFDGKQAQVVDDLEIRDPGPGEVLVAIGAAGLCHSDLSVIDGTIPFPPPVVLGHEGAGVVEAVGPGVTHVVPGDHVALSTLANCGACADCDRGRPTMCRKAIGMPGQPFSRGGKPLFQFASNSAFAERTIVKAVQAVKIPADIPLTSAALIGCGVLTGVGAVLNRARVDRGESVVVIGTGGIGLNVLQGARIAGATTIVAVDANPAKEAVARQFGATHFIDASAVADSSAAVREILPTGADHAFECVGNVKLIRQAIDLLDRHGQAVLLGVPGFQEEASFLVSSMYLDKTIMGCRYGSSRPQRDIALYAELYRQGRLLLDELVTEVYPVEDFAKAVDDAHHGRVARGVLTF, encoded by the coding sequence GTGAGAGGCGTCGTGTTCGACGGCAAGCAGGCCCAGGTGGTCGACGACCTGGAGATCCGGGACCCGGGGCCGGGGGAGGTGCTGGTCGCGATCGGCGCGGCCGGGCTGTGCCACAGCGACCTGTCGGTCATCGACGGGACGATCCCGTTCCCGCCGCCGGTGGTGCTCGGGCACGAGGGCGCGGGGGTCGTGGAGGCGGTGGGCCCTGGGGTCACCCACGTGGTGCCGGGCGATCACGTGGCGCTGTCCACCCTGGCCAACTGCGGGGCGTGCGCGGACTGCGACCGGGGCCGGCCGACGATGTGCCGCAAGGCGATCGGGATGCCCGGGCAGCCGTTCTCGCGGGGCGGGAAACCGCTGTTCCAGTTCGCCTCCAACTCCGCCTTCGCGGAGCGCACGATCGTCAAGGCCGTACAGGCCGTGAAGATCCCGGCCGACATCCCGCTGACCTCGGCTGCGCTCATCGGCTGCGGGGTCCTCACGGGGGTGGGGGCGGTGCTGAACCGGGCGCGTGTGGACCGAGGCGAGAGCGTGGTCGTCATAGGCACCGGCGGCATCGGGCTGAACGTGCTGCAGGGGGCCCGGATCGCGGGCGCCACGACGATCGTCGCAGTGGACGCGAACCCGGCGAAGGAGGCGGTGGCCCGGCAGTTCGGCGCCACGCACTTCATCGACGCGTCCGCCGTCGCCGACTCGTCGGCGGCGGTCCGCGAGATCCTGCCGACCGGCGCCGACCACGCCTTCGAGTGTGTGGGCAACGTGAAGCTGATCCGCCAGGCGATCGACCTCCTCGACCGGCACGGGCAGGCGGTCCTGCTCGGCGTGCCCGGCTTCCAGGAGGAGGCGTCGTTCCTCGTGTCGTCCATGTACCTGGACAAGACGATCATGGGCTGCCGGTACGGGTCCTCGCGCCCGCAGCGCGACATCGCGCTCTACGCCGAGCTCTACCGGCAGGGCCGGCTGCTGCTGGACGAACTGGTCACGGAGGTCTACCCGGTCGAGGACTTCGCCAAGGCCGTGGACGACGCCCACCACGGGCGGGTGGCCAGGGGAGTGCTCACCTTCTGA
- a CDS encoding enoyl-CoA hydratase/isomerase family protein yields MTGITEDEVLHRIENGVAWITLNRPEAMNAVTWDQRERVIALLAEASADPAVRAVVVTATGKGFCAGADLRGSAPAGERVAGDVARMIRLGAQRLITAVLDCEKPVLAAVNGTAAGIGAHLALACDLVIAAEPARFIEVFVRRGLVPDGGGAYLLPRLVGPQKAKELMFFGDAVPAAEAERLGLVNRVVPAEELEATAREWAERLAQGPTRALAMTKQLVNASLDGDRAAAFAAEATAQEINMTTADANEGVASFVERRTPKYLGR; encoded by the coding sequence ATGACCGGCATCACGGAGGACGAAGTCCTCCACCGCATCGAGAACGGCGTCGCCTGGATCACCCTCAACCGCCCCGAGGCCATGAACGCCGTCACCTGGGACCAGCGCGAGCGCGTCATCGCGCTGCTCGCCGAGGCCTCCGCCGACCCGGCCGTGCGGGCCGTCGTCGTCACCGCCACCGGCAAGGGCTTTTGCGCGGGCGCCGACCTTCGCGGCAGCGCCCCCGCGGGCGAGAGGGTCGCCGGTGACGTCGCCCGTATGATCCGCCTCGGCGCGCAGCGCCTGATCACCGCCGTGCTCGACTGCGAGAAGCCCGTCCTCGCCGCCGTCAACGGCACGGCCGCCGGTATCGGCGCCCACCTGGCCCTCGCCTGCGACCTCGTGATCGCCGCCGAACCGGCCCGGTTCATCGAGGTGTTCGTACGCCGCGGCCTGGTCCCCGACGGCGGGGGCGCCTATCTGCTGCCCCGGCTCGTCGGGCCGCAGAAGGCCAAGGAGCTGATGTTCTTCGGTGATGCCGTCCCGGCCGCCGAGGCCGAGCGCCTGGGGCTTGTCAACCGGGTGGTTCCGGCGGAGGAGTTGGAGGCGACGGCCCGTGAATGGGCCGAGCGGCTCGCCCAGGGGCCCACCCGGGCGCTGGCCATGACCAAGCAGCTGGTCAATGCCTCGCTGGACGGTGACCGGGCGGCCGCATTCGCCGCCGAGGCCACCGCCCAGGAGATCAACATGACCACCGCCGATGCGAACGAGGGCGTGGCGAGCTTCGTGGAGCGCCGCACGCCCAAGTACCTCGGCCGCTGA
- a CDS encoding VOC family protein encodes MLGTDFTTGSPNWLDLGSPDTEAAAAFYNAVLGWDFVSAGPEAGGYGFFQVGGKTVAALGPLTEEGATSAWMQHFMTPDIQATATAVTAGGGTVRMEPMDVMGEGWLAQFTDPQGAEFACWQPGKTAGLQLTSGDNTLVWTELHVADPVADIAFYTGVFGWRSAEMPAPGMTYRVLSTADGDQQDASFGGVAPFLGEGGDEQARWVPYFASADVDATVAAAKANGGSVLMPATDLPEVGRIAWLADPAGAVFALLKPDPRM; translated from the coding sequence ATGCTCGGCACCGACTTCACCACCGGATCACCCAACTGGCTCGACCTCGGCAGCCCCGACACCGAGGCGGCCGCCGCGTTCTACAACGCCGTCCTCGGCTGGGACTTCGTCTCCGCCGGGCCCGAGGCGGGCGGGTACGGGTTCTTCCAGGTCGGCGGCAAGACCGTCGCCGCGCTCGGGCCCCTCACCGAGGAGGGGGCCACGTCCGCCTGGATGCAGCACTTCATGACCCCCGACATCCAGGCCACCGCGACGGCCGTCACCGCCGGCGGCGGCACGGTCCGGATGGAACCCATGGACGTCATGGGAGAGGGCTGGCTGGCCCAGTTCACCGACCCGCAGGGCGCCGAGTTCGCCTGCTGGCAGCCCGGGAAGACCGCCGGACTCCAGCTGACCTCCGGCGACAACACGCTGGTGTGGACCGAGCTCCACGTGGCGGACCCCGTCGCCGACATCGCCTTCTACACCGGGGTGTTCGGCTGGCGCAGCGCCGAGATGCCCGCGCCCGGAATGACGTACCGGGTGCTGAGCACCGCCGACGGAGACCAGCAGGACGCCTCCTTCGGCGGGGTCGCCCCCTTCCTGGGCGAGGGCGGGGACGAGCAGGCGCGCTGGGTGCCGTACTTCGCGTCGGCGGACGTCGACGCCACCGTCGCGGCGGCCAAGGCGAACGGCGGCTCGGTACTCATGCCGGCCACCGACCTCCCCGAGGTCGGCCGGATCGCCTGGCTCGCCGACCCGGCCGGAGCGGTGTTCGCGCTGCTCAAGCCCGACCCGCGGATGTAG
- a CDS encoding acyl-CoA dehydrogenase family protein, translated as MDFSFGAEDEELRGHARAWLSEHLVGPYAQAVGLGGPGSEHEGAGIRRAWERELGRGGWIGQGWEAEGWGNRRLSLTGQVVWAEEYAALRAPGRVGHIGENLLAPTLIAYGSPEQQNRFLPGIARGEELWCQGYSEPDAGSDLAGIRTAAVRDTGDGRYRVTGQKIWTSLAQDADWCFVLARTEPGSRRHRGLSFLLVRMDQPGRVEVRPIRQMSGTSEFNEVFFDGAVAAEAVGAEGDGWTVAMGLLALERGVSTLVQQIGFAAELERVLASYAVRAAAGAGDPVLRDRLVRQWAELRTMRWNALRTLGATDDAGAPSVAKLLWGGWHRRLGELAVEVRGAAATAGPAGWAPGLPYELGLDEEQRLFLFTRADTIYGGSDEIQRNIIAERVLGLPKESR; from the coding sequence GTGGACTTCAGCTTCGGGGCCGAGGACGAGGAGCTGCGCGGGCACGCCCGGGCGTGGCTGTCGGAGCACCTCGTGGGCCCGTACGCGCAGGCCGTCGGCCTCGGCGGACCGGGCAGCGAGCACGAGGGGGCCGGGATCCGGCGGGCGTGGGAGCGCGAGCTCGGCCGGGGCGGCTGGATCGGCCAGGGCTGGGAGGCCGAAGGGTGGGGAAACCGGCGGCTCTCCCTGACCGGCCAGGTGGTGTGGGCCGAGGAGTACGCGGCCCTGCGCGCGCCAGGCCGGGTCGGCCACATCGGCGAGAACCTCCTCGCCCCGACCCTCATCGCCTACGGGTCGCCCGAGCAGCAGAACCGCTTCCTGCCCGGCATCGCGCGGGGCGAGGAGCTGTGGTGCCAGGGCTACAGCGAGCCGGACGCCGGCTCCGACCTCGCGGGGATCCGTACGGCCGCGGTACGGGACACGGGCGACGGGCGGTACCGGGTGACGGGCCAGAAGATCTGGACCTCGCTCGCCCAGGACGCCGACTGGTGCTTCGTACTCGCCCGCACCGAGCCCGGCTCGCGCCGCCACCGGGGGCTGTCGTTCCTGCTCGTACGCATGGACCAGCCCGGCCGCGTCGAGGTCCGGCCGATCCGGCAGATGTCGGGCACGAGCGAGTTCAACGAGGTGTTCTTCGACGGGGCGGTCGCGGCGGAGGCCGTCGGCGCCGAGGGCGACGGCTGGACCGTGGCCATGGGCCTGCTCGCCCTGGAGCGCGGGGTCTCGACCCTGGTCCAGCAGATCGGGTTCGCGGCGGAACTGGAGCGCGTCCTGGCGTCGTACGCGGTGCGGGCCGCCGCAGGCGCCGGGGACCCCGTCCTGCGGGATCGGCTGGTCCGGCAGTGGGCCGAGCTGCGCACGATGCGGTGGAACGCCCTGCGCACGCTCGGCGCCACCGACGACGCGGGCGCGCCCAGCGTGGCCAAGCTGCTGTGGGGCGGCTGGCACCGGCGGCTCGGGGAGCTGGCGGTGGAGGTCCGCGGCGCGGCGGCCACGGCCGGGCCGGCGGGCTGGGCGCCCGGACTCCCGTACGAACTCGGACTCGACGAGGAGCAGCGCCTGTTCCTGTTCACCCGTGCCGACACCATCTACGGCGGCTCGGACGAGATCCAGCGGAACATCATCGCCGAGCGCGTGCTCGGCCTGCCTAAGGAGTCCAGGTGA
- a CDS encoding flavin reductase family protein, whose product MAATVVRYLRSVGSPTSASAQREPESVDALPRPDLRAVGEDERAPVSPAEFRAVLGNFASGVTVITAPPGEDEEGPAGFACQSFASLSLDPPLVTFMVARTSTTWPRIARAGVFCVNILGAAQGELCRSFAVSGADKFAGVTHTPAPVTGSPQLDAVPAWIDCRIQAVHTGGDHLIVVGRVVAMGAAGEGEPLLFHKGRFGRLAD is encoded by the coding sequence ATGGCGGCCACCGTCGTCCGATACCTCAGGTCAGTGGGCTCCCCCACCTCCGCCTCGGCGCAGCGGGAACCCGAGTCCGTCGACGCCCTGCCGCGTCCCGACCTGCGGGCCGTCGGCGAGGACGAACGCGCGCCGGTGTCCCCCGCCGAGTTCCGGGCCGTGCTCGGGAACTTCGCGAGCGGGGTCACCGTCATCACCGCACCGCCCGGCGAGGACGAGGAGGGCCCGGCCGGCTTCGCCTGCCAGTCCTTCGCCTCGCTGTCCCTCGACCCGCCCCTGGTCACCTTCATGGTGGCCCGTACGTCGACCACCTGGCCGCGGATCGCCCGCGCCGGGGTGTTCTGCGTCAACATCCTCGGCGCCGCACAGGGTGAGTTGTGCCGGTCCTTCGCCGTCAGCGGCGCGGACAAGTTCGCCGGGGTGACCCACACGCCCGCCCCCGTCACGGGCTCACCGCAGCTCGACGCGGTGCCCGCCTGGATCGACTGCCGGATCCAGGCCGTCCACACCGGCGGGGACCACCTCATCGTCGTGGGCCGGGTGGTGGCCATGGGCGCGGCCGGCGAGGGCGAGCCGCTCCTCTTCCACAAGGGCCGCTTCGGGCGTCTCGCCGACTGA